The genomic DNA CTAGAATTCATGCATGGGTAAGCTGGTGTTATAATAGGCATATGATGTGTTCGATCACGAGGATTCCTACGAGGATCCCATATAGAGAAACCAAGCTCGTCTTCTTCTATCGCACAAAGCATCACAGGGTTTGGCCAGCGCCACTGAGTATACACTCTAAAAAAGCGAGAAACCAACATACTAGGTATTGCATTGGGATAGAGCTGCGAAACCCTAGCTACAAGAAGAGCCCAATTAACGCCACCAAGAAAGCCAGTCACCTGAAAAGGGGGTATCCAAGATAGAATCTACAATCGAATCTTATGGAAAAACCTGGACAAAGAGAGGTATGCAAGATATGACTTTGCTTACATTCGAATAGACACCACGCTTCTTTGCCCAATACTTTAAACAGCGGAGTGTAGTGCGAAAATGCTAGAATTTTcagaagaaaaataaaaaacaacaAACTAATGACAAAATTCCAAAAGATAACAATTCAGCTCAAGATAAGCAACAGCAAAATGTCTGTGTGCAAGAACCTCGACATTTGGTACAAGCTTAAGAATCTGGTCAGCAACCCTGCAGCCATTGAGACTACGAACAGTTGGTTCGTCAACATCGTATAGAACAGACACATCGGAGATATCCAAGTCCTGTAGATAAAGTTAGCATTCTTTGATCTGAAACCCGCATAAGACCATAAATTTAATAAGGTAAAGCTAATAATATGGGGACACGGTAATTTGCTTATATTACAGATAAAACTAGACCTGCAAAGAGACAAGAGCAGACATTATCAATGTCTGCCTACTTAGATTGGCATAGTCTGGTTAAGATGCCAACTAGAAACAAAAGCCATAAACATGGTAAATTGCAACGAAAAGGAACTAATTACACATCAGTTGTAGTATATATGGGTATTTAGTCACCCCCAATTATTGTAAGGAGCAAAAAATCTAAATCTGGCCATAAAGAAAGAGCACCAGTCAATTGTAGCAACAGTTGAGACATCTAGCAATTCAAATGTCATTTTGGTACAAGGGGTAAATAGTAAATACATTATCAACAGCGAGCTATGGCTTGAAAACTTACATCTGGCACAACCAAACGTGAAACACTGGCATAAAGAAGATCGATTGATATTCCGTCAAACTTGAACTTCATAACTGGAACATGAGCATCTGGCACGGGCTGTAGTTCAGTAACTTCTTCAATCTCCTCCAAACTATTATGTAGAATAAAAAAGAAGTCCTCCTGCAAGATGAAGCTCAGAttttacataaatatatatacacacacacacttttTGTCATCTAAACTAATAATATATCACCAAGATCCATAATTTACCTCTCGATTGACATAAGATGGTCCAACGCATAGTGTATCAATGTCGGCTCCAGGACCATGAACCTATACAGGAACAATTTTAACTCACAACTAACAGAGAATATTACAAAGAAATATACACAACATAGGGTCATGAAAAACAAATTCCAACAGACATCAAGAAAGCAACAATGCAGGTGATTAGAGAATGGCAAAAAAATAACACCTACAGCGTGAACCGAAACCAACTATCTTGAAAGAATATCTGAAAAAACCAGCAAATATGGCCAGTTTTATCTGGTTGAAAGGAACACGGGAGCTCTACAAAGCAGAAAGAGACCTCACAAAACTTTGCATTGTTTGAAAACTACGTAATTCATCTTCTACTCATCTCATCTTCCAAAATAATATAGAAAACGACACTAAGAGAAAGATAACAACTGATAGACAATGGATAAGCCTAAAACCTCAAACAAGTTAGACAATTCCGATACAAAAATCTGTCCCGGCTAGCCAAACAGAGATAAAGCAATATGGAAGTTACATGTAAAAGTCAAAAAAATCATTGCCACCCAAACCATAAATTATCTTTAGTTAGTGAACCACTGTAGCAAAAAGACCTAAAATATCATAATTTCCCACCACAAAGGATGGTTCTTGGCATGCAATTAGTATTTGTGTATAGCATTGCTAATATTCTTTCTAAATATTGCCAGTAATTTTTATCCAGTATCTAAGGAATTCTATATAATATATTTAACATCCTATAGTACAATGCTAATACTAACTATTGTATGCTATTTCACACATACTAGCCATCAGTGATTATATCTCCCCACCTTTAACAATAATCAACCTTACAAAACAAAAAACACCAAACTCGAATGCACGAGGTAAAAGAGAGATACAATAACAAGCTTACCCCTAACCGATAGGAGCCGAAAGTAAAGATCACAGCATTAGCATCTTCAACCATCTGATCAGTGTAGCCTCGCAAGCGGGTAAGTTGTTTGACCCAAACTACAACAATCTACAACAACACAAAGAAAAGTACTGCTAAGCAATCTATAAAATCAATACACCGGAATCTAATAACACAAAAGGCACATATAAGTATACCGCCTGGATCAACAAATACACATTAAATAACTAATCTCAAAACACCTCTAAATGCACCAACTACAGATTCTACTAGTAATTAATCAACAAATTTAATTCACCGAATCTAATAACTCAAAAGGTACACTTAAGTATACTGCCTGGATCAACAAATATAAATAACTAATCTCAAAACACCGCTAATTGCACTTACTACAGATTCTACTAATCAAATTATTTCCATAGGTAGactaaaaatataaattttccATATACATCTAAACATGGCGCCGCAAAAAAAAATTCTCCATCAAATCAGAACATAATCACCAACTACTAATAATACCTCACGGATACGAGCAAGAACCTGTTGGCGCTTAAAAGCCTCTTCTTTCGTCTCGTGCAATCCAGCATCTTCCAGAAACTTCAACACTCaaaaacacaatatatcaaccaCCCAATTCATGACACAGCAAAACacacaaaaacacacacacatatatatatatacataattcaagaatcgaaaaGAACAGACCTTTTCGAGTTCTTTGTTTCTAATCAAGTCAGCCTCAGAAGGACCAGCAAGAGACAATGGCTTAGTCACTCCAGGGTGGTTATTCAAACCCTCAGAAAGCACCATTAGGCCCAATTCAATTCaattcaaaccctaatttgattAATTGAGTGAAATTAAAAGAGGGCGAGCAAACCCTAGATCGCGGGGATAACGGAAATAAGTGAAGAATTGAAATTGCAAACCCTAATTGTGATATATAAGATGGGGCGGGTTTGATTTGATATGATCCGAAACAAACGAGGATTAGAATAAGAATGAGAATAAGAATAAGGGGGATTTGCCTCGAAAAACGTGATGAATCAAGGCGGTGGAGGGGGGATGGTTAAGTTACGCACGTTCACACCCGAGTATCCGACTTCTATTCTATcacaactctctctctctcgagaAATCTCTCTCGTTTTTTCTCTCTCTCGCGTTGCGTTGATATTTTTGTTTGCTTTTTgtgatattttattttattttttagtATAGAAAGCATAGGATAGGAAGTGCGGACATTACCTGGATCAATACGCGTGTCACGGCGTGTTGTGTGTCCTACCAAATTCGAATTGAACATGGTGAATCGTAACAGTTCCTGGCTTTAATTGACACTTTTAATAAATTTTAACCGCTTTTATTGCTCCCAACCCAATATAAAATTACGGGAGACACCGCCATGGATTActagttttttttattataaaatactTGTATTActtaaaacaaatcaaaattcaataCATCACTGATAAATTCAGGGCATTTTCCTACCATTCATGAGCATAAAAATAAAGGCTCTAACTAACTAACGTATGAGCCACTATGTTTGCAGATTTGTAAATAAATTGCACTCGTATCTCATCAAGGTGCTTAAAATCCTTAACATACTCACCTACAATGGAATAAAAATTTGATCTGCCATAACCACCATTACACGCATCAATTGCGTTCTTGAAATCAACCTCGAAAATGTATATCTTAAACCCCAGTTCCACATACCAGCCAATAGCATCCCTGAGGAGCCTCGGCCTCTTTAACACTCCAATCACCTGCAATATTCATACACCTCGCATGCAGAAAATGTCCATCATCATCCCTAATCACTGCACATGTTCCAATCTGATGAGTTTCAGGGATAACTGCTGCATCTGTATTGACTTTAACCCACTCCATGTTCGGTTTCTGCCACACCCTACTGCCAATAGATTACCCTCGATTTTTCTTAATCTCCTCCTGCTAAGCACTTTTCCAATCCTCTAATAACTTTGTTGATGCTGCTTTAGTGCCATACACTGACATATTAATATTCTCCCATATCCATTTATTACGACGATTCCATATATTCCAACAGAATAACGTCACTGCAGCTGCTTGATCCCGTGTACATTGTGCAAATATTATCACAAACACATCAAACATATTGTCATTTGGTCCGTACTGAATCAAATTTGATAAACTAACAGCTTCCCATCCTGATTTCGCAAACACACAATCAAAAAGGACATGAATTCCATTTTCCTCATAATTATGACACCACGAGCAACTACTCTCAATAGTCACATGTTTACTTTTCAAATCCACAGCAGTTGGTGAATACAATCTACACGCACGCCATATAAAATGAACAATCTTACCCGGCAGCTTCAACGACCATAGTTTCCTCCAAAAGCTTGCATTTACCATGTTCCTCTCCCCTCGTGATTACAGCAACTCTTAACCTTGAATTCTCCATATTCATCTAATATCCAATACCACGAGTCCTCATATCCCTCCTAGGAAATGCAATTTTCGTTATTAGTAATTTGTCTCTATCATGCATATATCTTTTAAAAACCTCTTCATCACACTGCCTCTCTCCAGTTTGCATCAAGTTCTCCACCTTAATGTTTACTAACTGATCTGGTTTTCAGTTGTAAGCATTCCATTCTCCACTACTGGAAGCCAGGGAACTTTCCAAGCAAAAGTGTCTTTACTATTGTCGATCTTCCTCCTGCATTCTTTTTTCACAATCTCTTGAGCTGATAGAATACTATGCCACATATAACTTGGGTTAGCCCCCAATTTCGCATTGAAAAGGTTTATTTTTTGGGAAATAACGTGCTTTCATTATACTTGTAACAAACTTATTATCTCCATTCACCAACCTCCACCCTTGTTTCGCGATCATTTTTCATTGTAATAGCATCCGTTATTGTTGCCTTAAAAAACAAATAGCAGTCATCTGCAAAGAGAAGGTGGGAAACCCTTGGAGCTCCATTAGAAATTTTACATCCGTGAATCAAACCAACTTCCTCATTTATTCTGATCATCGAACTCAGCCCTTCAGCACAAAAAATATACAAATAAGGGGATATAGGGGTCCCCTTGTCGTATCCCTCTTTCTGGGTTAACCTGACCAAACACCTCGCCTTTTTGTAAAAAACTGTAAGTAACAATTATAATGCAGGTCATAATTCTGGAAACCCACTTCTGATTAAACCCGTATTTAACCAACATGTCCTCTATAAATTTCTACTTAATTCGATCATAAGCTTTAGAAACATTAACCTTTAACCCTACATAGCCATACCTCCCTTGAGTTTTCCTTTGAATGTAGTGATTCATTTCATAGGCCACCAACGCATTATTTGTCAATAGTCTTCCTTCAACAAATGCACTTTGATTTATCGAAATCAAAGTAGACAAACAACACTTAAGTCTATTGGCCAATACTTTCGACAAAGTTCTAAAAAAACATTGCACAATGAGGTCGGGCGTAAATCCGTCATCCATTGTGGATTTTTAACTTTTGGAATAAGGCATACCACAATTCGGTTTACTTCGAGTTGCATCTCCCCTGTTTCAAAAAAGTTCGCACAAAACTTGAATACATCATCTCCAACTATATTCAAATACGTTTGATAGAAGGCAGAATTAAGACCATCTTCTCCTGGCGATTTCTCTGGATGCATTGAAAAAATAGCTGATTTCACTTCTTCTTTCAAAACTGGATGTATCAAGAAATTATTTTGTGCCTCGGTAACTGTGGAACAACCTCTCTCTCTCTGTTAAACCCTTTGTACTCGTAGACTTAAACAGACCTTCAAAATATTATACCACGATGTTCTGCATATATTTATCATCATCTTTTCATTCCCCATCCTTGCTCCTCAACCCCTTTAACTGATTTAGTTTTCTGCGCCCGGTAGCAAAATTATGGAAAAACCTAGAGTTTTGGTCACCATGTTTGAGCCAGAACTGCTTCGCTCTTTGGCTCCAAAAGACTTCACGCTTCTCCAATAATCGAAGATATTTATCTCTTTCCTCAATATACTGCTGAACTCCATAAACATCCCTTCTCGACCTTAATCTCCTCATCATCCCTTTACTTTGTTTAATCTTCATCCCCATATCCTTTAATTGCCCCCTCCCCATTCCTCCAATTTCATCGTATAATATTTAATCTTGTCCATTATATCCAGTCCCTCATGAACATTCCAACTTTCATTTACCAAATTGTAACAATCTGCCTCATTTATCCATATGTTCTCAAATTTAAACCGTCGACCTTTTACCACGTACACTTGTCTATTTAACTCTAACACCTAAAGGAGATGGTCCGACGAGGACACATCCCAAAATCTTATTTTCGTATCTGGAAACGTGTTATACCATTGCTGATTTGCTAACCCTCTATCAAGACGTTCCTGTATTCAATTATGTTGGCCACGTGACCTTTCCCACGTGAACTCATTACCTATGAATCCCATATCCATCAACCCACAGTCATTAACAGCTTCCATAAACCCATCCAGAAGCATCCTAGGATGAGATCTACCCCCTAAATTTTTATGAGAAAACATCAAATCAGTAAAGTCGCCTACCACATACCATGTGTTAgatcacacacactgtagaaggcggttgaatacagtgtttactacaatcaaatcgaatataagaactcaagtaacagaacacatattttattcaacacaataaactttgttacaaagaactgttctctctcagtgatgaacaaactatcacgagagctgctaggtttacaatgaataataatctcgattaagataacacatatagtgtaaaccctatgtctgtgtttatatactacacagttacacgataatcttctaattgatatcgaatatgattatgttttctaatatatatcaatcagttatcttctcttccaagtattctagtcttcatagaattcttctccatacatatctcttcttatgttatctcgatcttctttccttcaatcagccgtcttccttatctgaaagtctccctaagtcctgatattatctcctgataaatatctcctgataacttaagttctaatatcttaagttctgacttcagtataagtactgatttccagttaagtactgatttgtcctgttaagtaagatctgaaaactaaacacaaatcatattagacatgacatcacaaatatatctaacaatctcccccaacttgtaaattagcataatatacaagtttaacagatatttgatgatgtcaaaaatattaagtacaaatgcatgagaatttgactagataactacaacttacagtccttataactttaccatccttaaagtttgatatcagcttcagtctgtatacacttcagaatttaagcagttgtagatctttgacttggcttcaatttctgatctctttgatgtcaggagttgttctgagatagttcttcgacaaacatctctcagcatattcaagttcattgaccatcctccttttagcattcttcagttcaactgtatcttcaccagtttgaaaataGCAGCCCggagatcatttattttagctttccttatatcctgatctagtctgattatataggctttatcagactctagattgaattcaagtcccttaataccagaaaatatagtgatgattttagcagtattaggcttcatttcaacaatttctccactgtgaaatctgtacttaggacagtatgggctgtcagactttacagagtgaagcttcttctgcctttgaatatttgattttaaataacctgcagcaccatctgttgatctgtttttcacttgaagtagaaatagaacatgttccagttcttcaaaatacttcaatggaatagcattttccctgatctggaataccctcccatctgtcataaagtataacatgatatcttctttcaaaacagagtggtaaaccatttgtatagattcaagttgattcaatctttcaggagttgctcctacacctagttcactcaaggaagttggatcattggtagtgttgtgtactctcatttctttagaactacccaatcctgatttgtctcttgcttcctttcctgtaacaactcttgcttcaaaaccgcttgatgtagtcttcaaaggttgagtctgttgagcttttatgaatcctggtagtagaatctttgaaggtttaacatgagcaatgtcagaggtttccttttccttatcttctgatatcaagccaacttgagctatgtcagaggttgcttgcttcactgtcatatcagaacttaccaCATCTTGACTATGAATAACTTGAaccatgtcagaggttgattgagaaatcttctttttcatcagagtaagactagcatcttcttcatcaattttctcttcatccatgattggcatatatacctttacaggttcaccaattttttctttgcccttggaccttggatctacttccacttgtgatttggctttggttgcctcaaaatttgtcttttcttttatcacaatgcccttaggctttggaagtttcttttcaataacagaagctttagacttagagTTGACaatttctgctttaagtctagcttcttcttcctttagactttcaaagtccattcctggattttctttgagaaataatctctttgaaatttcttcatcaagttccagatgttcactagaacttatccttttaccagtatcagaacttattcttctcccagtatcagaacttgttctttgacttgtagttccagctttgcttgatgaaaaacctttgccttgaccatgacctctacccattccagagtttccatggtcatcatttccatcatccttacagtggttgagtagatttgcatttggacttaattacttttcccccctttttggcatcagcaggtaaaagaagagagacaaacaattccactgaggattggatctcattgagttgagtttgctgagaagcttgattctttagaatttcagaaatctgatcttgttgcttctcctgagtcttttcaatatacccaattcggtcaaaggctggcttgaaaaatatgttcttttccaattttatattcatatcttgctggataagatattcttgaattttattcatcttgtcatgagttattgagtgttgaacttgaaggtgcctagtactcattgcagtaactctcagttgggccttgaaatcatcatttatcaacatttcatcagctttggacaggtgctcagcaagaattttgtccgtaggaacaaaactaactgtgttccatttcttagtccactcctttcctctaggagtttcactccaaggtactggtgcatcctctctaacaaacttcttgattaaatcagctttgcatggagcttgttgaggtgcatgtccagatggaccagctgcatcagcatctacatttgtagcagctttaccagtaatttcagcattatcagcatcagaacttacagagcctgcagtatcagcatcctctgatagaataacagtatgtgaggctatagaggcttcaacatcatcctctaaattctgatctgcaactaagttctgatcaacatccaaattttgatgcccacctaaaatctgattttcatcatccagattcagaattggtgttgttaGAATATCTTCAatgaaatcagcatctaaaattggtgttgttggtggagtgagttgagttggtggagcttccaagtacagaacctcaggcacaatcaagttatgtatgtctatttcagtacttgtacctgggtcttcaacatgtactggatcaattataggagacacaagaggtgtaggcacttgctctagaatatcctcttgctcttgaataagagacttttgagcttgagtaaagtctgattcagctgtgggaagtaattcaatgactataggttccgttgggatcagagattcctaaccccttccttagctgcttccaggACTTCCTCAGAGTgagatgattcacttacagccctcctggctctttgctttttaagtctctttgctgaaattgagactttgggagattcttcatcagtatttagctttctaagccttttgaggggcttagaactcccagtttcagcatctttctgagaagagatcttctcagcttctacaacaacaggttctgatattggaacctgttcctcattgtctgactcatctctcagaacaaatCTCCTTCTAatctgttgagactgaggtattatcttagtcctcttgggttttgaagatgaaggcttcacaggatgtgctgaaggttgaggttgagatgactgtgttggtttgaaatatgtcctgatggagggttgagttggttgaggttgagaagtttgaggttggtgagagatggtatgttctgatggctgttgagttggttgtgatgtgttggtgggttggacatcagggtaaataaatgtgtatgtttgtggatcaacatttaccaagatttgttttactgactgagaaatctgtaagggtctctacacttgtttcttaatgtcagcatttaacaaatcattaaaagccctttttgcaagcttaaagggtggaattaaatcactggtaggttggggttcatcagcacaacagaaagtatatataagctgacagaatctagcaaagtatactacattcctatcctctgtcatcctatcccctatgaaacctagcacagcacttgcaaaatcaaaatgagtttgatgaataagggcatacccgatttactgactcatgatgggaattgcatcaaagttggagcacttattggcgaatgtcttagtgatacaatcaaagaaaaagctccattcctttctgatattagatcttttcagttgacctagctttcccaaacttttctcatagcccagactggccataagctgctgtaaaacaggatcctccactgttgagaatgtgcaaccttcaggtaagtggaaAGCTTTACGAACtactccaggagtaaccacatgctcggtatctcctgatgtgaaaataatgcttggagtaccagtagcaccaccatcatcaaaaagcccagttcgccaaaatgtcagcacttgttggcttgaaatagtttgaggttgggtcaaagcatactcaatctcactatttgctaataaatcttgcacaaagtgcagatctgatggagcttcagccttattcaagattgcagtatagttatttggtacaaacttggctccatcaacaattaaatccttgggcgccatcagaaatacGTGAGAAATTagaaggtgtttgagaaaatgtctataaagaaaaccgtcagaaaatgtgagagagaataagaaaagagagagagtgagtagaataaaaatgaaaatgaaagatttaaaaatcttttatctcttttacttagacaccccacgtgacagcagttaatgagaagtggaacagacctttacacctgtcagccatgcagcagttaatgcaaaagttaatgggcatggtaaataagtaatgattatattgcacgttcagttttttttttaaaaaaatgttcccactaaacaaatgattattactgctttatctcacataaaccaatattctaaaaaatataaccattcaagtatgacttaaaagaaaaccaagtaaataaatactgccacgtcagcatcagaacttgattattatcagaatttaaaagtcatcagaatatgacttcttaactcgaaaagtgaaagaatattcctgtaattcttcacacaaatactgatatggtttcatcagaacttaatcatcagaacttccatcagaacttgtcctcggaatttatgcaactgacacttaaactgttcatctaaaacaacatttatcaccacaataattttcatcattcatatggagtgtatgtgtgtgcaataagctaaatatcagacaaagagtaaagtctgattcacttcagtacattttagaaataaggcataactaagaattttGCTCAAAGTCTGTCACTATTctaaagtctactatagaataagttcatgcatgagtccacctcaactgttttatgctcattttatgcatcttttgaaattccattttacagtggcttctcagtgtaagtgagtcacgactgcttatcagaatttattttgttatcagagtatttctccagtaatcagagaatgtgaaaagtcaccaaaaaaattttattttgcttttctaatgcatattacttaataccagcaatgcacttgggtcttcccttccacatttttattctagatctcaaagg from Apium graveolens cultivar Ventura chromosome 5, ASM990537v1, whole genome shotgun sequence includes the following:
- the LOC141660006 gene encoding uncharacterized protein LOC141660006, which produces MVNASFWRKLWSLKLPGKIVHFIWRACRLYSPTAVDLKSKHVTIESSCSWCHNYEENGIHVLFDCVFAKSGWEAVSLSNLIQYGPNDNMFDVFVIIFAQCTRDQAAAVTLFCWNIWNRRNKWIWENINMSVYGTKAASTKLLEDWKSA